Within Actinomycetes bacterium, the genomic segment GCGCTGCCGCCGCCACCCCCCAGCCCAGGCTGGCCGCGAAGGCGATCGAGGCGAACCCGTCCAGGGTGGCCTTGAGGGCCAGCTGGTCGATGCCGCGTCCCAGCCCGTCGGACAGCGAGCCCAGGATCGCCAGGGGGCCGATGACGTAGACCAGGGACGCGGTGACGAAGCCCTCGACGAACCGGCGGCGGGTGTCGCTGCCGCCGGGGTCGGTCTCGCTGCCCGAGCGCGCCCCGAGGCGCTGCTGCAGCCGGCCGCCCAGCCCTTCGAGCCGGCTCTCCAAGCGGAGCAGCGATCCCACCAGGCCGCCGATCAGGATCGAGCCGAGCACCACGAGGACTGGCCCGCCGCTGCCCACGGCCGCTCGGAACGTGGGGTCGAGGACCGAGGCCGCGTTGAGGACCGCGATCATCAGCGTCACCAGCCCGAGCCCGTCCGTGACGACATCCCGGGCCCGTTGCGGCAGGCGATGGCCG encodes:
- a CDS encoding DUF554 domain-containing protein, with the protein product MFPGAGTVLNVATILVGSAIGVALGHRLPQRARDVVTDGLGLVTLMIAVLNAASVLDPTFRAAVGSGGPVLVVLGSILIGGLVGSLLRLESRLEGLGGRLQQRLGARSGSETDPGGSDTRRRFVEGFVTASLVYVIGPLAILGSLSDGLGRGIDQLALKATLDGFASIAFAASLGWGVAAAALSVAVVQGGFTLVAVLAGGLLPDSGIAALTATGGLLLVGVALRLLRIRPLPVGDLLPALVVAPLLTALVAAVR